GTACCGATGAACTTAAATTTAAATTGTTAAGGAGGGAAGAAAAGTGCCAAGAAAAGGACATATTTCAAAAAGAGACGTATTACCAGATCCAGTATACAATTCAAAAGTTGTTACTAAGTTTATAAATAGTATAATGGAAGATGGTAAGAGGGGTGTAGCCCAAAAGATATGCTATGACGCATTTGAGTTAATGGCAAAAAGAAGTGGAAAAGATTCTTTAGAAGTATTTGAAGAAGCTATGAACAATGTAATGCCATTGCTAGAAGTTAAAGCTAGAAGAATAGGTGGCGCTACTTATCAAGTTCCAATAGAAGTTAGACCAGAAAGAAGACAGACTTTAGGAATAAGATGGATGTTAATAGCAGCAAGAAAAAGAGGCGAAAAGCTAATGAGTGAAAGAGTAGCTGGTGAATTACTAGATGCATCTAACAACACAGGAGCAGCTGTTAAAAAGAGAGAAGATACTCATAAAATGGCAGAAGCTAATAAAGCATTCGCTCACTACAGATACTAATATATATCAAAAACTGTTTTGGCTTATGCTAAGGCAGTTTTGTCAAATTAAATTATATTTACTCGATGAGAGGAGGACAAATAAATGGCTAGAAAATACCCTTTGGATAAATTCCGTAATTTCGGTATAATGGCTCATATAGATGCAGGAAAGACAACGACTACTGAACGTATATTGTTCTATACAGGAATGAGTCATAAAATAGGAGAAGTTCATGATGGTGCAGCTACAATGGACTGGATGGTTCAAGAACAAGAAAGAGGTATAACAATTACTTCTGCTGCTACATGTTGTATGTGGAAAGATCATGAATTAAACATTATCGATACTCCAGGTCACGTAGACTTTACAGTTGAAGTTGAAAGATCATTGAGAGTACTTGATGGAGCTGTTACAGTTCTTGATGCGAAGAGTGGTGTTGAACCACAAACTGAAACTGTTTGGAGACAGGCAGATAAGTACGGAGTACCAAGAATGATTTATGTAAATAAGATGGATGCAACAGGTGCAGATTTCTTTAGATGTGTAGGCACAGTTAAAGAAAGATTGAAAGCAAATGCAGTTCCAATTCAAATTCCAATTGGTGGAGAAGATAAATTTAAAGGTATGATTGACCTTATAAGAAATATTGCTATTTTGTATTATGATGATCTTGGAAAAGATATGAGAGAAGAAGCTATACCAGCAGAATATGCTGAACAAGCGGAAGAATACAGAAATGCAATGATAGAAGCTATTGCTGAAACTGATGAAGTATTAATGGAAAAGTATTTAGAAGGTGAAGAACTAACTGAAGATGAATTACATAATGCTTTAAGAAAAGCCACAATAGCTAATGAAATTTATCCATGTATTTGTGGATCTTCATATAAAAATAAAGGTGTTCAACAAATGATTGATTGTGTTGTTGCTTACTTACCATCACCATTAGATGTCCCAGCAATAAAAGGAACAACATTAGACGGTGAAGAAACTAAAAGAGAATCTTCAGATTCTGAACCTTTATCAGCACTAGCATTTAAGATTGCTACTGATCCGTTTGTTGGTAAATTAGCATTCACAAGAATATATTCGGGTGTAATGCAAAGTGGTTCATATGTTCTTAACTCAACAAAAGGTAAGAAAGAAAGAATCGGTAGACTTGTTAAGATGCACTCAAATTCAAGATCAGAAGTTGAAGCTTTAGAAGCTGGTGAATTAGGAGCAGTAATTGGACTAAAGAATACTACAACAGGTGATACTTTATGTTCAGAAGC
The DNA window shown above is from Clostridium beijerinckii and carries:
- a CDS encoding 30S ribosomal protein S7, which produces MPRKGHISKRDVLPDPVYNSKVVTKFINSIMEDGKRGVAQKICYDAFELMAKRSGKDSLEVFEEAMNNVMPLLEVKARRIGGATYQVPIEVRPERRQTLGIRWMLIAARKRGEKLMSERVAGELLDASNNTGAAVKKREDTHKMAEANKAFAHYRY
- the fusA gene encoding elongation factor G; protein product: MARKYPLDKFRNFGIMAHIDAGKTTTTERILFYTGMSHKIGEVHDGAATMDWMVQEQERGITITSAATCCMWKDHELNIIDTPGHVDFTVEVERSLRVLDGAVTVLDAKSGVEPQTETVWRQADKYGVPRMIYVNKMDATGADFFRCVGTVKERLKANAVPIQIPIGGEDKFKGMIDLIRNIAILYYDDLGKDMREEAIPAEYAEQAEEYRNAMIEAIAETDEVLMEKYLEGEELTEDELHNALRKATIANEIYPCICGSSYKNKGVQQMIDCVVAYLPSPLDVPAIKGTTLDGEETKRESSDSEPLSALAFKIATDPFVGKLAFTRIYSGVMQSGSYVLNSTKGKKERIGRLVKMHSNSRSEVEALEAGELGAVIGLKNTTTGDTLCSEADPIILEAMDFPEPVINVAIEPKTKDAQEKMGMALAKLAEEDPTFKTWTDTETGQTIIAGMGELHLEIIVDRLTREFKVECNVGAPQVAYKETIRNAVKAEAKYAKQSGGKGQYGHAVIEMEPTEGEYEFVNAVVGGAIPKEYIPAIDAGIKEAALTGIIAGYNVINFKVKLVHGSYHEVDSSEMAFKIAGSMAFKNAMAKANPVILEPMMKVEVTVPEEYMGDVIGDINSRRGQMEGMEALNGAQVIRAFVPLSEMFGYATSLRSRTQGRGVYSMVSDHYEEVPKNIQEQIAGNRTK